The sequence AGAAGACGCTCGTCGAGCCCCCGTGGAACCATTGTCTCGGAATCGATCGCGTCGGGCAATTCCTTCTCGGCGTCTATACGGGGACGCGCGAGCGCTTCGACGACCCGCGCGGAATCCACTGCGTCAAGCTGATCTCGGAGGACGATACCTCCTCCGGGCGGGACGATGACGAATTGACGGTCTTCGGCTGCGATCGCGGGCAAAACAGTATCATATTCAACCGGGGCATGCGGTCGATAGGGATCGCCGGGGCCGCGGGGGAGACACGGTTCTCGCGACCGACGGACGTCGCCGGAAGCGACAGCGGCGACGTCTTCGTCGCCGATACGGGAAACGACCGCATCGTTCGTTTCCGGTACGAGGACGGGCAGCTCCGCCTGTCGCGCGTGTACACCGGCGCGGGAGGGGTGCCGTTCCGCGGACCCGAGGGAATCGCCTACAGCGGAGGGGCGGTATGGGTTGCCGACACGGGAAACGACCGCGTGTCGGTCTTCCTGCCCGACGGCACCGATATCGCGACGATCGGCCCGGCGCTCGATCGGGGGAGGCTCGACGGCCCGACCGGCATCGACGTGCTTTCCGAGGGCGATCCGTGGGTCTATTATGCCGACTATTTCGCGGCGGTCATCGACAGCTCCGGCCGTCGTCTCCGGCTCGTCGCCGCGGACGGACGGGTAGGCGCGATCTCGATGTACGGCGATCTTCCACGGGGCGACGGTCGTTTCGAGGACCTGGCGATCGACTACTACGGAAACGTCTGGGTGACGGACCCGCCCGCCGGTGTCCTGAGGAAGTTCGACCGGCACCTCGGATACATCGTCGCGGTCGGCGGATCGCGCAAGGGGCGCATCCACTTCGACGAACCGCGCGGCATAGCCATAAACCGCCGCTTCGGACAGGTGTTCGTCTCCGAGCGCGGCGGCGCGAGGTACCGGTGGATCGGCGTGGACGTGTTCGATC comes from Candidatus Krumholzibacteriota bacterium and encodes:
- a CDS encoding NHL repeat-containing protein, with the translated sequence MKVRQLLFLFMASLFLFPLAIGGEREKTLVEPPWNHCLGIDRVGQFLLGVYTGTRERFDDPRGIHCVKLISEDDTSSGRDDDELTVFGCDRGQNSIIFNRGMRSIGIAGAAGETRFSRPTDVAGSDSGDVFVADTGNDRIVRFRYEDGQLRLSRVYTGAGGVPFRGPEGIAYSGGAVWVADTGNDRVSVFLPDGTDIATIGPALDRGRLDGPTGIDVLSEGDPWVYYADYFAAVIDSSGRRLRLVAADGRVGAISMYGDLPRGDGRFEDLAIDYYGNVWVTDPPAGVLRKFDRHLGYIVAVGGSRKGRIHFDEPRGIAINRRFGQVFVSERGGARYRWIGVDVFDLRADGPAFAADSNRFAVNVSFLLTEHASIDCRVEDERGRLVATLLDGHLLPGGRFTRRIEANCASDGPRAKCMMRVVVEARPTYASAGFLVVERTAVVSETARGIGETLSEKAGCTSAAPR